A stretch of DNA from Halobacillus litoralis:
GGAGTCATCGGGATTATTGTAGGTTTTGGCGCACAAAGTCTGATCAAAGACTTTTTTGCCGGCCTGTTCCTTTTATATGAAAAGCAGCTTCATAAGGGGGACTTCATTTCGGTCAACAACACCTTCCACGGGACAGTTGAGGACATTGGCCTCCGCTTCTTAAAGGTACGACAATGGAGTGGGAAGTTACTGACCATCAGTAATGGTCAAATCAACACCATTGAAAACTACAACTTTGAATATATGCGCGTCATTGAAAAAGTGACCACAAGTTTTCACCAAGACCCTAAACAAGCGTACCAAGTCTTAGAAAAAGCCTGTGAGCGTTTAAATGAGGAATTGCATGAGTACCTGAAGAAAGATTTAACGGATAAGCCTTATGAACCTTACCAAGTGTATGGCATGTCCTCTTTGAACCATGAACACCGTGGATATGAATATACAGTCGTCGCTGTGGTCAATGACTTAGTCTACTGGACGGCAGCAAAAAAAACGCGCCTCATTCTTGCTGAAGAATTGTTTGATAACAATATCTTCATGGCAGAACAGCGCGTTAAATTGAACTCATCTCGTTCCGAGGACCATCACTTCACTTCAAATGAAAAGCTCACGTGATCTTGGATCGGGATCCATGCCCCGATTCCTTGCCTCGTGACGTTTTTAACGTTCAACGTTTTTTTCGAACCTTTGAGCTGAATGTACACATCACCAAACGTCACTTCCCCTTTTTCATTGACAGCTGGTGCATAAGCATGCAGAATCCCTACTTTGTTCGTTGGTACACCATAGGTATTGTTTTGCTTAGTCCCTTTACCAATAACAGTGTTGAAGGAAAGTGGAAGCTTGGTATTTTTTTGTGCTTCTAGCAGAATCAGCTTCATCATTTGGTCGCTGTGACTGATTCTTGAAGTCAAACCACCTTTGATCTGCTTTTCTTCTTTTTGTACATAACTTAGCTTTTCTGTCTGCTTTCCACCATGGTTGCTGTATTCATTCGTATTAATCTCTTGGTATTCCCAATTGATATTCGTTTCTTTGGATTCGTAAGCAAGCGGCCATCGTCCTAAAAAAATCTCGCCTCTGTAACCAATGGCGAACGGAGATGGTTTCAATGACGTTTCATTCAACATCTCAATCAATTGCGGGTTCGTCACTCGAACCTCCGTATCTTCCATCAATTCTTTCGTAATTTCTTCCGCTTCCAACAACTCTTGATCATCTGTCGAATTCGGATACGTGTTGTCTTTAGATATGTTCAGCACATGATTCGGAATCGCACTTTCTTTTTCTGCTTTCTTATTTTCAGCTGATATCGATCCAGCACTGATGAACATGAAGATCCCAATAAATATGATCAGTCCTAACCATTTTCTTTTCACATCATGGGCCACCTTTCTTTTTTTATATTTTGTGAAAAATGGCCCGGACTATACACAAGGAATCACGAAAGCATCTTGTTCATGGCGTGGTTCGCCTTCCCATCGAAAAACTGAATGAAAGGTCCAATCAAGACAATAATAATGACGGTACCGATTCCAATCGGCCCTCCCAGTGCGACCGCAAGGACAAGCGCAAAAACTTCCGTCAACGTTTTCGCTGTTCGTAAACTAAAACCGAACCTCTTCTGTAAAGCAACCATGAATCCATCGATGGGGTTCAAAGAAAACTTCGGTTGTAAGTATAAAGAAACCCCAAAGGCAATAATGGCAATTCCACCTACCAGCACCGTCAATTGAACCCAGAAAGACGCGAGCCTGAACGTATCAAATACGGATAACATCCAGAAATCAATGAATTGTCCAATGACGAAGATTGTAATAACAGCCAATAAATCCGGTTTTTCTTTTGCAATAATTGCGTTTGTAAAAATCAGCATAGCACCGATCATAATGACCCAGCTACCCACAGTAAAACCGATGGTCTCAGACAGGCCGACATTCACAGCATCCCACGCACCAGCTCCGAGATCTGATTTGATCGTCAATGTAATCCCAAGGGAAATGATGATCAACCCTATAAGATAAAAGAAAGCTTTAATAAAAATATTCCTCATTCCATCTCTCTCCTCTTTCTTTATGTAATGATAATGCCAGACATAGCTGTTGGCATTTCAACATTTATTTCACTATATGGCAGGATTGCGGAAGACTCAGTTTCGAGATTTTTCCGAGGTTCGTTGCCTTGTTAGCGTTGTGGTGGTCGGGAAGCTACTCGCTCTATTCCCCTCCGTCCCCACCTACTCAACAAAAGCCTCGAAACTGAGTCATCCACAAACGGGAGCTTATACGCTAGAGAATCATGCACAAAAAAAGAGCGCTTATCCAAATTTAGGATAAGGCTCTTTCATTTTACTTGCTTAGATGAATGCACTCAAGCGTTTCTTCCACTTCTATACTATTTTGAACCGATTGAACCATAGAACAATTTTTCTGAGAAATATCCAGGTTCTTCAACAACTTATCCTGGTTCAAGTGATACCCTTTAATAACATAATGAAGGTGAATTTTCTCAATACGATTGGCTTCATCAGGATTCCTCTCGACCTCAGCCGTCACTTTAATATCCTCATAGTCCGTCCGTTGTTTATCCAGGATCTTTCTGAAAACCCCGATGCTGCAACCTGCAATAGATGCAACCATAAGCTGATAAGGGCGGAAACCGAACGTCTCATCACCTGAAATGTTCAATTGCCCGTAATCAAATGACGTGCGAACACCATTTTCTTTTAAGTAAAAGTCCATAATTCATTCACTCCTTTGACAATATACTGCGCCTTTAGTTTTATAATAACCGTTTTCAGTAAGGAAATAACCTTCTTATGAGAAAGAAAAACTTGTCCCCTCCTATCGCTTTCTTATACGATAAGGAAGTATGAAAAAAAGGGGGCCGTAAGCTTATGGTATCCAAACAAACAAGATTCTGGATCTTGATAGGTCTCGTAACCATCTCTGGGTTTTCCCAAGGTATGCTCCTTCCATTGATTGCTGTCATCCTTGAACAGAACGGCATTTCTTCTTCTATCAATGGACTGCATGCTACGGGGCTTTACATAGGAATTTTAATTTCCTCCCCTTTCATGGAAAGACCACTGCAGCGAGTTGGTTATAAACCAATGATTATGTTCGGAGGGGCCTTGGTTATTGTATCTCTTGCCTTATTTCCGTTTTGGCAGGCGCTATGGTTCTGGTTCATTTTAAGGGTCACCATTGGGATCGGTGACCAAATTCTTCACTTTGGAACTCAAACGTGGATCACAGCCACAGCTGAAAAACACAACCGTGGTCGAAGTATTGCTTATTACGGCTTATTTTTCAGTGTAGGCTTTACGCTTGGACCGTTAATGACTAACCTGTTGGCTTTCGGTATCTATGTACCTTTCATCATTTCTTCATCGTTAAGTTTAATTGTCTGGTTATTCATGATTTGGGTTAGAAATGAAACACCTGAAAAAGACCTTACCACAGCCTATGGAACAAGTTCAATCAAAAGGTTTGCCAAAGCCATCCGACTTGCCTGGGTTGCTTTTTTACCACCTCTGGCCTATGGATTTCTTGAAGCAACCCTGCATGGAATCTTCCCTGTTTATGGGATGAGGATTGGACATGATGTGAACTTATTATCCTTGATTATTCCGTGCTTTGCTGCAGCAAGTTTATTTTCTCAAATTCCATTAGGTGCGTTAAGTGATCGGATCGGAAGAAAGAAAGTCATTTTGACTGTTGTAGCTGGGGGAATCATTGCCTTCCTTGCCGCAGCTCTGTTCGAAAGCTCTGTAATCGCTCTTTTCGCCACTTTCGCACTAGGCGGTTTATTCGTCGGTTCCTTATTCTCTTTAGGTATTTCATTCATGACAGACTTGCTCCCAAAGGACCTCCTTCCAGCTGGTAACATTTTATGTGGCATGGCATTTAGTGTCGGGAGTATTCTAGGACCTTTCTTGTCCGGTTTTTTCTTGGACCTTTGGCCGAACCTATCGTTTTTCTACGTCATTGTTACCCTCTTAATTATAGTTTTTGCAGCTACCGTGTACAAAAAAGATCCAGATGCTGCAGCATTCCAACACACTTAATACTTGTCTCTTGATCAAGTGTCGTGAAACAGATGCTTCTATATTTTATAATGGTGAATGAAAAAAGCTGCGGACGTTTTGTCCGCAGCTTTTGTTTATTCAGATAAGGCTTGAGTCAATACATCAAGGTTTTGTTCCATCAACGTAAAGTAGTCTTCATCGTTCTCCACATTATCTTCTGTTAGAACAGACAGGTTGTGGAAACGAAGCGCTTCGGCTCCAATTTCATTTTGGATCACTTCTGAAACTTTCGGAGTAATATTCTGTTCGAAGACAACATACTCAAGATGATTTGACTCGGCGACTTGAACGATATTTTCAAGGTCTTTCTGAGAGGGCTCATTTGTCGGGCTTAGTCCGGATACTGCAATCTGTTCAATTCCATAAGCCTCTTCCCAGTAACCATAAGCGGCATGGGAAACAATCACTTTGCTTTTAGCCTGAGATTCTACACCCTCATGAAACTCCTCATCTAAATCCATCAATTTCGCTTGTAGTTCTTTATAATTTTCTTCATAAAGCTCTTCCTGCTCTGGATTCATTTTGATCAACTGACTTTTGATACCTTCTGCCATTTGTGCTGCTCGTACGGGATCTAACCAAACGTGAGGGTCCATTTCACCATGATCGTGCCCTTCATGACTATCTTCTGCATTGGCATGTTCATCTTCTTCATGCGTATCTTCTTCTTTAGCATGCTCATCTTCTTCATGCGCCTGCTCATCTTCTCCATGATTATGAACATGTTCTTTCAGGTCAATATCTGCTGCAGCTTCCAGGATTTCAACACCCTCTGGCTCAATAGATTCAGAAATTTTCTTTGCATAGCCTTCTAAACCAGCGCCATTATAAACAAAAAGATCTGCTCCTGCCATTTTCACCATTTCCTTGGTTGTTGGCTCATAAGTGTGTGCGTCTGAACCCGGAGGCAGAATAGATTGTACGTTTACCGTCTCTCCACCAATTTGTTCAGTGAAAAACTGTATAGGATAAACCGTTGTATAAACACGTAGTGCTCCGTTATCTTCACTTTCTGTTTCGTTATTCTGCTCGGTTGTCGTCTCTTCATTTCCACAAGCAGTAACCACAAGAATGATAAGTATAAAAGATAGTAAGATTGCTAGTTTTTTCATTCGTAGACCTCCTCATCTTCCCAAAAAGATTATATCGTAACCGTTACACTTTGTAAACAGTAACCATTACTTTTTGTAACACACAAAAAAAGATACCCGCGTTCTACACGCAGGTGTCTTTTCATACTCGTGCACAGGTCAATGGCATTGCGGACATTTACCATATATTTCGAACTTGTGGTTTTCCACATCATATCCGTTCAAGTTCTCATTAATACTATCCATCGGGCAGAATTCAATCGATTTTGTTTTTCCGCACGTGGTACAAATGAAATGATGATGATGTCCATGCGTATCACAACCTAAACGAAAATGCTTTTCTCCCCCAAGCTCTGTAGCTTCTAAAATATCAACATCTGTCAGCATATAAAGATTTCGATAAATCGTATCATAACTTACACCAGGGAAATCATTTTGAATTTCTTTTAAGATTTCTTTTGCAGCAATATATTGGTCTTGTTTCACAAAGATTTCTAAGATGCGCTCACGCTGCTTTGTCCTTTTATACCCTTTTTCCTTCAACCTCTTCAAAGCTGTCTCTATGTTCATTATGCTTCACCCTTTATCCATTGTTGAGATCGAACTCGTTTGTAAAGAATCGACATAATTAAAATCAAAATAGCTGTGACTACGATCGTCCCTCCTGGAGGTACACTGAGATGATAGGATGAAACAAGGCCTATCAGTACAGAGGTTTCACCAAAAGCGATGGATAGACCAATTGTCTGCTTGAAGCTTTTGGCAATTCGGATCGCCGATGCCACTGGTAAAGTCATTAAAGCCGATACAAGTAAAATCCCCACTACCTGCATAGAGGATGCGATGACCAGTGCGACCATGACGATAAACAACAAATGAATCCATCTTCCATTTACACCTGACACAGACGCATGCTCCTCGTCAAAGGAAAGGACGAAAAGTTCCTTATAGAACAAAATAACAATGAGAATAACAATAGAGGTAATCACAAGCACTGTCCACATGCTATCACGGCTGACGGCGGTTACACTTCCGAATAAATAACTGAATAAATCCGTATTAAAACCGTCTGCCAGAGAAATGAGAATCACACCGACACCGATTCCGCCAGAAAGAATAATCGGTATAGCAAGTTCTTCATAGTGTTTATACACTTTTCGAAGCCGTTCAATTAAAATCGCTCCGAACACGGAAAAGGCCATTCCCATATAAATCGGATTCCAGTCATTGACAGAGGTCACTCTTTTTTCAAGCAAAAGACTTGCGGCAATCCCTGTTAGCGTGATGTGGGATAAGGCATCCGCAATTAACGACAAGCGTCTGACCACAATGAACACTCCCAATAATGGAGCAACAATTCCGATTAAGATTCCTGTTATAGCGGCGTTTTGTAAAAATTCATATTGAAGAAAGCTATTAATCATTGTGGTTCACCTCATGATGCGTGTGATTATGGGTCAGCTGCTGAACAGAATGACCATAGAGCTGATTAAGGTCCTCTTCACTGAACTCCTTATATTCCTCTGAAGCTCCGTGGAAATGAACCGTTTTATTCATACAAATGACGTGTGACGCATGATCGGTAATCGTCCCGATATCGTGAGTGACCATCAAGAGGGTAATTCCCTGCTCTTTATTCAGTTTACCAAGCAAATCATAGAACTCGGTTACGTGCTTCGCATCTACCCCGACCGTCGGCTCATCAAGAATTAATAAGGAAGGATCACTCACTAAAGCCCTTGCGATAAACACACGCTGCTGCTGTCCTCCGGATAATTCTCCGATATTGGAATAGGCATATTCCTCCATCTCTACGACTCTCAAAGCTTCTAAAGCTTTCTCTTTATGTTTTTTATTGAAAAACTTAAATGCTCCGATACGGGAGACCAGCCCGGTCTTCACAACTTCGATTACAGTCGCAGGGAAACCAGAATTAAAACTATTCGCTTTCTGTGAAACGAATCCAATTTCCTGCCAATCCTGATAGTGCTTTAAGGTTTGACCGAATAAACGAATGGAACCATGGTCCGGCTTAACAAGACCCAGCATCAATTTAATCAATGTGGACTTCCCTGAACCATTCGGGCCGACAAGACCGAGGAACTGGCCGGATTGAATGTCCAAGTTCACGTCTTTGACCACCCATTCTCTATCATATTTAAAAGAAACATTTTTTAACTTTACAATTGTTCGATTTTCCATGGTCAATCCCTCTCGAAATAATAATCATTACGAATTAAATTATAATGGATACGTACGTTAAAGTAAAAAGGTCTGAATTATAGCAATCCCTTTTTGAAACACATGCTAATCAATAATCGTTACGATTTAAATGCACAAGGTCCATCATAAAGGAGGATCCGTTCCGAATCAAGACCATTTTTCATTTCCGTACCAGGTACAAGATTCCTCTTTTACATCTAATAATCAGAATGGTCCCGGGTATGACTTACTAGAGTTCGTTGCTGTTCACGTTGAGCAGTTGCCATATTTGAAATGATACGTAAAGACAAAAAAAAGCCAGAGCTGAATGAAAAGCTCTGGCTTCATCATTTATAGATATCGGTTGTGGCGCTTCTCCAAATAATCTTGAAGAGCCGAAAAAATCATGGTAAGCGGCCAATACACAAGGGCTGCTGTAATATACATCGTCATCGAATCGACTGTTCGCCCTGCTGCGATTTGTGCTTTGTTCAAGATCTCAGGTACAGAGATCATGGCAGCAAGTGATGTGGCTTTCAGCAAATCAAGAAAGACATTCCCAAGCGGCGGGATGGCAATTCTCGTTGCCTGAGGCATGATGATTCTTCTTATTGTCTGCCAATACGTAAAACCGAGCGCGCGGGATGATTCCCATTGACCATTCGGAACACTGTTCAGAGAAGCTCGATTGATTTCTGCAATATACGCTGCACTGTTTGTTCCGAATCCGATGATCGCCGCTACGGTTGCCGGCATTTTTATTCCTACAACAGGAAGTCCGAAATACAAAACGAATAAATACACGAGGATTGGGGTACCTCGCATAAAAGAAATATAAAATCGGGCCGGCCATCTGAGCCAGACAAAATCCGATCCTCTCGCAAGTGCTAAAAAGAACCCAAGAACGAGCCCGAGCAGCATACCACTCAAAGCGACCAGCAAGGTCAGGGGCACACCTTCAAGAATAAAAGGAAGATTCTCCCAGGCACGCTCTGCGTTGAAAAGCTTTTCGAATTGAATCTCGTTTATTTCGATACCTAACATAAGGATCTCCTTACAGGTCTAGACCTTCGATTTCACGGATATCTGCATCTGGCTTTTTCGAAGCATCCTTGCCACCGAAGAACTCTTCAGAAAGCTTCGTAAGGGTTCCATCTTCCCGCATTTCTTGTAGCACAGCATCGATTTCCTCTTTCATTTGAGATGCGTCATTGGGCATAACAATGGCTGAGTTCGTCGGATGGAACTTCAAGTCCGGATGTAACTGAACTTCAATATTAGGCAGTGCTTTTAATGCAAGGGACTGCAAGTAATAATCATTGATAATGAAATCTGTTCTCCCACTTTCAACATCGCGTAAATAAACATCATTTGTTACATTACCGTATGTTTTCGTCTCTGCACCAAAGTGTTCAGCAATTTGGGAGAACACCGTAGTCGCTCCACCACCATGTTTTTTCCCTTCGAGATCTTCCAATTTCTCAATTCCAGATAAGTCAGACTCACGGACAATCATTGTGGAATAAGAATATTTATATGGTTCACTAAACGTAAACTGTTCCTGCCGAGCTTTCGTTACTTCCATGTCGTTGATCACTGCATCAATACGGCCACTGTTGATGGCAGAAAGAAGTCCGTCGACTCCATATTCTTCAAATTTCAATTCAAGACCGAGGCGATCCGCCACCTCTCTCATGATTTCTACATCATAACCAGTCATTTCATCAGAGTCTTCTGGATAATAAGAAGCGGGGAAAAGAGTACCGGAAGTACCAACAACAATCTCCCCTTTTTCTTGAATTTCGCTCCATTTGCTATCGGAAGCTCCTTCGCTTCCATTGCTATCTGAACTGCTTTCTCCTTCATCACTTGAACCACAAGCAGCGAGGAATCCGGCAAGCATAAGCATAAGTATGAATAAAAGACCTTTGCGCATTCGTTTTTCCACCTTCCATATTTTTTTGCACCTGTCTAATATAGCAACTTGACACCTGTAATATCAACTGCCTGGTTTCTTTTTTACATATTCCATTATTTCCACTTGTATTCTCACCTTTTCGTGATATCATAATAATATATATTAAATTAAAATAATTTTAAATAAACACCTTTTTTCTCTGTATTAATTGACTTTCATTCTCAATTAACAAAAGGAGTTGAAAATTGCATGAATCATTCAAGAACCTTATCTTCCATGAAGTGGTGGAAATTACCATCGGTTTCTACCCTTAAGGAACATGCTGAATTAATCGCAGCCATAAGCAGTGGAATGCTTATCTTACTAGCGTGGTATGGCGAGCACCATTGGGCACCTTCTCTCTATATCAGTTTATATTTGACGGCCTTCCTCATTGGTGGTTTTGCTAAAGCCAAAGAAGGGTTAGAAGAAACTGTAAAAGAAAAGTCACTCAATGTAGAATTGCTCATGATTCTAGCCGCTATCGGCTCTGCTTCCATTGGATACTGGACAGAAGGAGCCATCCTCATCTTCATCTTTGCTCTAAGCGGAGCTCTGGAAACATATACGATGAACAAAAGCCATAAAGAGATCTCTTCGTTGATGAGTTTGCAGCCGGAAGAGGCCTTTCTTATTACAAATTCCGGGTATGAATGGGTACCTGTAAAGACGCTTCAGATCGGCGATCAAATATTAATCAAACCCGGGGAGCGTGTCCCTGCAGATGGAAGGATTGTAAAAGGGAGTTCCACCTTAAATGAAAGTGCCATTACCGGTGAATCTCTCCCGGTTAGCAAGAGTGAAACAGGAGAAGTTTTCGCAGGAACAATGAACGTTGACGGCAGTCTTGTCGTCTCTGTCACCAAAGCGTCGAATGAAACCCTTTTTCAAAAAATCATTACCATGGTACAAAATGCTCAAAGTGAAAAATCCCCCTCACAATTGTTTATTGAGAGGTTCGAAAGTACGTATGTAAAAATTGTATTGGCCGTCGTAGGCCTTATGTTATTTCTCCCACACTTTCTATTCGGGTGGTCATGGATGGAAACGATTTACCGGGCCATGATTCTCCTTGTCGTCGCATCTCCATGTGCCCTTGTCGCTTCCATCATGCCTGCAACATTGTCAGCCATATCCAAAGGGGCCCGCCATGGGATTTTGTTCAAGGGGGGCGTACACCTTGAACACCTCTCTCATCTAAAAGCAATCGCTTTTGATAAAACGGGGACGCTTACAAAAGGAGAGCCGGAAGTCACTGACTTTCTTCCGTTAGAATTGGGCATGGAACATTCCATTCTTTCGATCGTTTCTTCCATTGAAAACGAATCCAACCACCCTCTCGCTCAAGCGATAGTAAAGTATGCAAAGGAAAATGACTGTGCTTTTTCTACAGTTGAAAGCGTCAAAGATCATAGCGGTATGGGTGTAAGTGGGCAATATGAGAACGAAGAGTGGAAAGTCGGAAAAGCCGATTTCGTTGGGAAAGAAGCAGCAACAGCGTACAAACATAACTACGCGGAAGTACTGGCCTCGGAAGGAAAGACTGTGATTTTCGTAGCAAAGAGTGAGCAAATCGTCGCCCTCTTCGCCTTGAAAGATACGGTTCGAAAAGAAGCGAAAGAAGCGATTTCAACCTTAAGGGCGCATGAAATTTACACCATGATGTTGACAGGTGACAATGATCGAACAGCAAAAGCCATTGCTGAAGAAGTGGGAATGGATAACTATATTGCGGAGTGTATGCCTGACCAAAAACTCCAGTAAATCAAAACTTTAAAAGAACATTTCTCTCATGTCGCTATGGTCGGTGACGGCATCAATGATGCCCCCGCTCTTGCTGAAGCTGATGTCGGTGTCGCGATGGGAGAAGGTACAGATGTCGCGCTGGAAACGGCCGATGTGGTCTTAATGAAAAATGACCTCCCGAAAATTGGTGAAGCTATTGATGTTTCTAGAAAAATGAACAAAATCATTAAACAGAACATTATTTTCTCCATAACCGTGATCATGCTCTTAATTGTAAGCAATTTCTTACAGGTCCTTGACCTTCCTTTAGGTGTCATCGGTCATGAAGGAAGTACGATTCTCGTGATATTAAATGGACTCCGACTATTAAAATAATGAAGAAAGGCGGAACCTTGGAAGGTTCCGCCTTTTCATATATGTGCTATCCCCATGTCTCTTTCGTCCTACGATGATGGCTCATGGCATTGATCTCCCCTCCCAGAATAATGACGACTCCTGAAAGGTATAACCAAATCATAAGCACAATCACTGTACCTAAACTCCCATATGTCGCAGAGAAATTCCCTAGACTACTCACATAAAAAGAAAACAACAGGGAAACTAACTGCCAGCAGAATGTCGCAAACACTGCACCTGGAACGGTATCACGGTATTTTAACCGTTTATTTGGTGCCATGACATACAAAAAAGACAAGACGATGTAAAAGATGATGGATGAAATGACCCACCTCATCCCATTCCATAACGTCAAAAAGTTTTCAGATAGTCCGAAGACGGAAAACAGTTGGATGCCGATCGTATGACCGAGAACAGGCAGCAGAAAAGCAATCCCGATGACGAAAACCATGGCCACTGTCAGGACTATCGCTATGATGCGCGATACGAAAAACGACCGGTTCTCCCTTACGTTATGAGCACGATTGAATGCGCGCATAATGGCGTTGACACCATTAGACGCGGCCCAAAGGGTCCCTAGTAAACCAATGGATAGTAAACTGCCATTTTCGCTGCTTAATAAGGACGAAACGTTTTCGGTAATCAAATCGAATGTTTCAGGTGGCGCATAGGTACTGACGAAAGCAAGTACTCGTTCTTCGTCAATATGTAAATATCCGAGCAGTGTAAGCAGGAATATCATAAAAGGAAACAAAGATAGTAGAAAAAAATACGACAGTTGAGCTGCCATCCCTCCGACATCATCTTCACCGAAGCGAGTAAACAGCTCTTTGCCAAAATTCTTGATGGTCTTCACAATATTCCCTCACCTCTTGTGATCAAGAAGCTTCTTTTGAATCGTCGACAGCTTTAAGCTGCTCTTTCACTTCTTGATTGATTTCCCCTACTTTATTCAGCATACTCTCCGCCTTGTCTAATAATTCCAGAAGATCTTCCACTCCTTTATTCACCTGGGCAGAAAAAGCCTCATAATTCACTCGAATTCTGTGGATCGCCTCTGAAGGCTGCTTCACAAAACTTTGACACTTCGAACCTGTAGCGCGCGATTTCTCTCCTACATACTGTCGCGTATCTCTGTCCAATAGAGCAGCGATTCCCCCCACCAAAGCTCCGACAAGTACACCTTTCCAAAGTTTACTCTGTCCCATAAACATCCTCCTCAAAGATTATGATCATTTTTTATTTTTTCTAAAAGTTTATAACATCCATCATGGACGAGGTCATACACATATTCAAAATTACCTGTGAAATACGGGTCAGGCACTTCACTTTCCTTCGAATGAGGAACAAAGTCCAGCAGTTTAGCGACCACTACACCATTTTTCTCTCGAATTCCTTTCAAGTCCTGGATGTTTTTATCATCCATCGCAATCAAGT
This window harbors:
- a CDS encoding transporter substrate-binding domain-containing protein, which gives rise to MRKGLLFILMLMLAGFLAACGSSDEGESSSDSNGSEGASDSKWSEIQEKGEIVVGTSGTLFPASYYPEDSDEMTGYDVEIMREVADRLGLELKFEEYGVDGLLSAINSGRIDAVINDMEVTKARQEQFTFSEPYKYSYSTMIVRESDLSGIEKLEDLEGKKHGGGATTVFSQIAEHFGAETKTYGNVTNDVYLRDVESGRTDFIINDYYLQSLALKALPNIEVQLHPDLKFHPTNSAIVMPNDASQMKEEIDAVLQEMREDGTLTKLSEEFFGGKDASKKPDADIREIEGLDL
- a CDS encoding YihY/virulence factor BrkB family protein yields the protein MKTIKNFGKELFTRFGEDDVGGMAAQLSYFFLLSLFPFMIFLLTLLGYLHIDEERVLAFVSTYAPPETFDLITENVSSLLSSENGSLLSIGLLGTLWAASNGVNAIMRAFNRAHNVRENRSFFVSRIIAIVLTVAMVFVIGIAFLLPVLGHTIGIQLFSVFGLSENFLTLWNGMRWVISSIIFYIVLSFLYVMAPNKRLKYRDTVPGAVFATFCWQLVSLLFSFYVSSLGNFSATYGSLGTVIVLMIWLYLSGVVIILGGEINAMSHHRRTKETWG
- a CDS encoding YtxH domain-containing protein; protein product: MGQSKLWKGVLVGALVGGIAALLDRDTRQYVGEKSRATGSKCQSFVKQPSEAIHRIRVNYEAFSAQVNKGVEDLLELLDKAESMLNKVGEINQEVKEQLKAVDDSKEAS